A single genomic interval of Streptomyces sp. BA2 harbors:
- a CDS encoding S1C family serine protease, translated as MNASRIRAITVTASLASALLVAGCSSSGSGDSGESTTQAAPMAESDLEGAYQQVIEDVLPSVVQIDASDSLGSGVVYDDKGHVVTNAHVVGKEQTFKVTTATGEQALTAKLVASYPEQDLAVIKLDNPPSGLKAAKFGDSTKAEVGQIVLAMGSPLGLSSSVTQGIVSATGRTVSEPRTEGAPGATIANMLQTSAAINPGNSGGALVNLDGQVIGIPTLAATDPQMGDSAAPGIGFAIPSSMVKTIADQIIKDGRVTDSGRAALGITGRTVLGDNYRPAGVAIVDAQKDGGAAKAGLEDGDIITKLGNSDITTITSLSEALAGEKPGDKTQVTYVRDGSEKTAEVTLGEM; from the coding sequence ATGAATGCCTCGCGTATCCGTGCCATCACCGTGACCGCCTCCCTTGCCTCAGCGCTCCTCGTCGCCGGCTGCTCAAGCTCCGGTTCCGGGGACTCCGGTGAGTCCACCACCCAGGCCGCGCCCATGGCGGAGAGCGATCTGGAGGGCGCCTACCAGCAGGTGATCGAGGACGTCCTGCCGTCGGTCGTCCAGATCGACGCCTCCGACAGCCTCGGCTCCGGTGTCGTCTACGACGACAAGGGCCACGTCGTCACCAACGCCCACGTCGTGGGCAAGGAGCAGACCTTCAAGGTCACGACGGCCACCGGGGAGCAGGCTCTCACCGCGAAGCTCGTCGCCTCCTACCCCGAGCAGGATCTCGCCGTCATCAAGCTCGACAACCCGCCGAGCGGGCTCAAGGCCGCGAAGTTCGGGGACTCCACGAAGGCCGAGGTCGGGCAGATCGTGCTCGCCATGGGTTCGCCGCTCGGTCTCTCGTCCAGCGTCACGCAGGGCATCGTCTCGGCGACCGGCCGGACCGTCAGCGAGCCCCGCACGGAGGGCGCCCCCGGGGCCACCATCGCGAACATGCTCCAGACGTCCGCCGCGATCAACCCGGGCAACAGCGGCGGCGCCCTGGTCAACCTGGACGGCCAGGTCATCGGCATTCCGACGCTCGCCGCGACGGACCCGCAGATGGGCGACAGCGCGGCGCCGGGGATCGGGTTCGCGATCCCGTCCTCGATGGTGAAGACCATCGCCGACCAGATCATCAAGGACGGCAGGGTCACCGACTCGGGCCGGGCCGCCCTCGGCATCACGGGACGCACGGTCCTCGGCGACAACTACAGGCCCGCGGGCGTCGCCATCGTCGACGCGCAGAAGGACGGCGGCGCGGCCAAGGCCGGTCTGGAGGACGGCGACATCATCACCAAGCTCGGCAACTCCGACATCACCACGATCACCTCGCTCTCCGAGGCGCTCGCCGGGGAGAAGCCGGGTGACAAGACGCAGGTGACGTACGTACGAGACGGCTCCGAGAAGACCGCCGAGGTCACGCTGGGCGAGATGTAG
- a CDS encoding bifunctional adenosylcobinamide kinase/adenosylcobinamide-phosphate guanylyltransferase, producing MELTLLGTGAPEGLPRPGCPCAACATALGGSARGATALLVDGVLLLDLTPGAAFAAARSGHSLGGVRQILLSHPHDGPSVEVPAGLPQPGRVPDGRELALLTGHRVRAVAMDHPGTGYEVAGPDGERLLYLPPGGAPAGLPDEQAPYEMVVADVVGRPDGLARLRAAGAIGPTTDVVAVHLGHEVPPGTELTRRLAAAGARAVPDGTTLVVGAYEDVPDVPRRTLVLGGARSGKSVEAERRLEAFPEVLYVATGGTRNGDSEWADRVSAHRERRPGSWSTAETCDLVPLLAENGPPLLIDCLSLWLTYAMDEVNAWDDDEWAGGGERALRKRVSELTGAVRATRRTVVAVSNEVGSGIVPATASGRRYRDELGRLNAAFASECEHVLLVVAGQALTLRG from the coding sequence GTGGAACTGACTCTGCTCGGCACCGGCGCCCCCGAAGGCCTGCCCCGACCCGGCTGCCCCTGTGCGGCCTGCGCGACCGCGCTCGGCGGCTCGGCGCGCGGCGCCACCGCACTCCTGGTGGACGGCGTCCTGCTGCTCGACCTCACCCCTGGCGCCGCCTTCGCGGCCGCCCGCTCCGGGCACTCGCTCGGCGGTGTACGCCAGATTCTGCTCTCCCATCCGCACGACGGCCCCTCGGTGGAGGTGCCTGCGGGACTGCCGCAGCCGGGCCGGGTGCCCGACGGGCGGGAGCTCGCGCTGCTCACCGGGCACCGGGTGCGCGCGGTGGCGATGGACCACCCGGGCACGGGGTACGAGGTCGCGGGCCCGGACGGGGAGCGGCTGCTGTATCTGCCGCCGGGCGGCGCGCCCGCGGGGCTGCCGGACGAGCAGGCTCCGTACGAGATGGTCGTCGCCGATGTCGTCGGGCGTCCCGACGGGCTCGCGCGGCTGCGGGCCGCGGGGGCGATCGGGCCGACCACGGACGTCGTCGCCGTCCATCTGGGTCACGAGGTGCCGCCGGGCACGGAGCTGACCCGCAGGCTGGCCGCCGCCGGTGCGCGGGCCGTGCCGGACGGGACGACGCTGGTGGTCGGCGCCTATGAGGACGTACCGGACGTGCCGCGCCGCACCCTCGTCCTCGGCGGCGCCCGGTCCGGGAAGTCGGTGGAGGCGGAGCGCCGCCTCGAAGCCTTCCCCGAGGTGCTGTACGTGGCCACGGGCGGGACCAGGAACGGCGACTCCGAGTGGGCGGACCGGGTGAGCGCCCACCGGGAGCGGCGGCCCGGGTCGTGGAGCACCGCCGAGACCTGCGACCTCGTGCCGCTGCTCGCCGAGAACGGCCCTCCCCTGCTCATCGACTGCCTGTCGCTGTGGCTGACGTACGCCATGGACGAGGTGAACGCGTGGGACGACGACGAATGGGCGGGCGGTGGCGAGCGGGCGCTGCGCAAGCGGGTCTCGGAGCTCACGGGGGCGGTGCGCGCGACCCGGCGCACGGTTGTCGCCGTGTCGAACGAGGTCGGCTCCGGCATCGTCCCCGCGACCGCGTCGGGCCGCCGCTACCGCGATGAACTGGGCCGTCTGAACGCGGCGTTCGCGTCCGAGTGCGAGCACGTGCTGCTTGTCGTGGCGGGCCAGGCGCTCACGCTGCGCGGCTGA
- a CDS encoding class I SAM-dependent methyltransferase, with protein MDAAQAAAAQAEKIFAVPHSTRRHQARARAMGRFIEPESWLDIETGHGHFPAVAQQVHPYTAFDGLDLTGRVEEGRRAGRVEEAHRGLLADLAPKLAGRYDALSMFHYLERSADPRIELIAARTVLRPGGHLMIEVPVPQSRYARVLDKGWIRPEPYHRIPLAALRRELESLGYTVVATDRREPHIPFDLTARLAITLGRIRAAARLAVPLLAAAALLDRILAPLVSRTRFSNAYRVIARRDPAA; from the coding sequence ATGGACGCCGCCCAGGCCGCCGCCGCCCAGGCGGAGAAGATCTTCGCCGTCCCGCACTCCACCCGCCGCCATCAGGCACGGGCCCGCGCGATGGGCCGGTTCATCGAGCCCGAGAGCTGGCTGGACATCGAAACCGGGCACGGGCACTTCCCCGCCGTCGCCCAACAGGTGCACCCGTACACCGCCTTCGACGGACTCGACCTCACCGGACGCGTGGAGGAGGGCCGCAGGGCCGGCCGCGTGGAGGAGGCCCACCGCGGGCTGCTCGCCGACCTGGCGCCGAAGCTCGCGGGGCGCTACGACGCGCTGAGCATGTTCCACTACCTGGAGCGCAGCGCCGACCCGCGCATCGAACTCATCGCCGCCCGCACGGTGTTGCGGCCCGGCGGCCATCTGATGATCGAGGTCCCCGTCCCGCAGAGCCGGTACGCCAGGGTCCTCGACAAGGGGTGGATCAGGCCCGAGCCCTACCACCGCATCCCGCTCGCCGCCCTCCGCCGCGAGCTCGAAAGCCTCGGCTACACCGTCGTGGCCACCGACCGGCGCGAGCCGCACATCCCCTTCGACCTGACCGCGCGCCTGGCCATCACCCTCGGCCGCATCCGTGCCGCCGCCCGCCTCGCCGTCCCGCTGCTCGCCGCCGCGGCCCTGCTCGACCGGATCCTCGCCCCCCTGGTCAGCCGCACCCGGTTCTCCAACGCCTACCGGGTCATCGCCCGCCGCGACCCCGCCGCCTGA
- the cobT gene encoding nicotinate-nucleotide--dimethylbenzimidazole phosphoribosyltransferase, translating into MSSLNLDDFTDLIERPDGGVRRDAEERRERQSVPPGALGRLDELGEWLSAAQSSVPVKPIERPRVILFAGDHGVAGLDVSARPAGGAAELVRAVLSGASPVSVLARRLDVPVRVVDLALDCDPAELPAEVAGHRVRRGSGRVDIEDALTAEEAEAAVRAGMAVADEEADSGTDLVVLGDVSVGGTTPAATLVAALCGTDASVVTGRGGAPIDDLAWMRKCAAVRDALRRARPVLGDQLELLATVGGADIAAMTGFLLQCAVRRTPVILDGVVASAAALVAQRVAFRAPDWWLAGHNSGEPAQAKALDRMALDPVLEQGVQVGEGVGALLALPLVRAAAALSAELPERKPEPEPERKPEPETESEADPKPSTEAGAPETE; encoded by the coding sequence ATGAGCTCGCTGAATCTCGACGACTTCACCGACCTGATCGAGCGGCCCGACGGCGGGGTCCGCCGCGACGCCGAGGAGCGCAGGGAACGGCAGAGCGTGCCGCCCGGGGCGCTCGGCCGCCTGGACGAACTCGGCGAGTGGCTGTCCGCGGCCCAGTCCTCGGTGCCGGTCAAGCCGATCGAGCGACCGCGCGTGATCCTCTTCGCCGGTGACCACGGGGTCGCGGGCCTCGATGTGTCCGCGAGGCCCGCGGGCGGTGCGGCCGAACTCGTCCGCGCCGTGCTCTCCGGCGCGAGCCCGGTGTCCGTCCTCGCGCGCCGCCTCGACGTGCCCGTACGGGTCGTCGACCTGGCCCTGGACTGCGACCCGGCCGAGCTGCCCGCGGAGGTGGCGGGGCACCGGGTGCGGCGCGGCTCGGGGCGCGTCGACATCGAGGACGCGCTGACGGCGGAGGAGGCCGAGGCCGCGGTGCGGGCCGGGATGGCCGTCGCCGACGAGGAGGCGGACTCCGGGACCGACCTGGTCGTGCTCGGCGATGTGAGCGTCGGCGGGACGACGCCCGCGGCGACGCTGGTCGCCGCGCTGTGCGGGACCGACGCGTCCGTGGTGACCGGGCGGGGCGGCGCGCCGATCGACGACCTCGCGTGGATGCGCAAGTGCGCGGCGGTCCGGGACGCGCTGCGGCGGGCGCGGCCCGTCCTCGGGGATCAGCTGGAGCTGCTCGCGACGGTGGGCGGGGCCGACATCGCCGCCATGACCGGGTTCCTGTTGCAGTGCGCGGTGCGGCGTACGCCGGTCATTCTGGACGGCGTGGTGGCATCGGCCGCGGCACTCGTGGCCCAGCGGGTCGCCTTCCGGGCGCCGGACTGGTGGCTCGCGGGGCACAACAGCGGGGAGCCCGCGCAGGCCAAGGCCCTTGACCGGATGGCGCTCGACCCCGTGCTCGAACAGGGCGTGCAGGTCGGCGAGGGCGTGGGGGCGCTGCTCGCGCTGCCGCTGGTGCGGGCCGCGGCGGCGCTCTCCGCGGAGCTGCCTGAGCGGAAGCCTGAGCCCGAGCCCGAGCGGAAGCCTGAGCCCGAGACGGAGTCCGAGGCCGACCCCAAGCCCAGTACCGAGGCCGGGGCCCCGGAAACGGAGTAG
- a CDS encoding phosphatidylglycerol lysyltransferase domain-containing protein → MGDEQSAAGRRRDLRRRRLAAAFSVWYLRAVTFINFLSAVWVSLGQDLRRHNTENYFTPYLLTAGFASGAFTLFLAITMRRRKRAAWILNLVLSGLFLLLFAFAMVFPEIRRYAQNWISLVLTAAFVASLIVGRREFYAKGDRSNPKLAAAVAVGGLLAASLVAALLVTVTNQAHDESRSTFLDRWRYGTMRLVSLAADDRRFEGVTTPGWVNVSINVLSTLLLLAVLYAAFRSRKAVDPLTVDDERGLHELLDKYGERDSLGYFALRREKSVVWSPSAKAAVAYRVIGGVSLASGDPIGDPEAWPGAIEPWLADAREHGWIPAVMGASEEAGTIYARHGLDALELGDEAIVETGEFTLEGRAMRTVRQAYNRVERAGYEVRIRRHEDIPADEMAYLLERADDWRDGATERGFSMALGRLGDPEDGRCVMLECADRDGELRALLSFVPWGPRGLSLDLMRRDRDSENGLMEFMVIELLQRAAEIKITQVSLNFAMFRSVFERGSRLGAGPVLRLWRSLLTFFSRWWQIESLYRANAKYRPIWEPRFLLFEKSGDLPRIGIASARAEGFLEAPGLPKWLHRKHLESRR, encoded by the coding sequence ATGGGAGATGAGCAATCTGCTGCCGGGCGCCGTCGCGATCTGCGTAGGCGGCGGCTCGCCGCGGCCTTCAGCGTCTGGTACCTCCGCGCCGTCACCTTCATCAACTTCCTGAGCGCGGTCTGGGTCTCCCTCGGGCAGGATCTGCGGCGGCACAACACCGAGAACTACTTCACGCCGTATCTGCTCACCGCAGGCTTCGCCTCCGGCGCGTTCACGCTGTTCCTGGCCATCACGATGCGCCGCCGCAAACGCGCCGCCTGGATTCTCAACCTCGTACTCAGCGGGCTCTTTCTGCTGCTCTTCGCGTTCGCGATGGTCTTCCCGGAGATCCGCCGGTACGCGCAGAACTGGATCTCCCTCGTCCTGACCGCCGCCTTCGTCGCCTCGCTGATCGTCGGGCGGCGGGAGTTCTACGCCAAGGGGGACCGCTCCAATCCGAAGCTCGCCGCGGCCGTCGCCGTCGGCGGGCTTCTCGCGGCCTCGCTGGTCGCCGCGCTCCTGGTCACGGTCACCAACCAAGCGCACGACGAAAGCCGTTCGACGTTCCTCGACCGCTGGCGCTACGGCACGATGCGCCTGGTCTCGCTGGCCGCCGACGACCGGCGGTTCGAGGGCGTCACCACGCCCGGCTGGGTCAACGTCAGCATCAACGTGCTCAGCACGCTTCTCCTCCTGGCCGTCCTGTACGCCGCGTTCCGCTCGCGCAAGGCGGTCGACCCGCTCACCGTGGACGACGAGCGGGGGCTGCACGAGCTGCTCGACAAGTACGGCGAGCGCGACTCGCTCGGCTACTTCGCGCTGCGCCGCGAGAAGAGCGTCGTGTGGTCGCCCAGCGCCAAGGCGGCGGTCGCCTACCGGGTCATCGGGGGTGTGTCGCTGGCTTCCGGGGATCCGATCGGAGATCCGGAAGCCTGGCCCGGCGCCATCGAGCCCTGGCTCGCCGACGCCCGCGAGCACGGCTGGATCCCCGCCGTCATGGGCGCGAGCGAGGAGGCGGGGACGATCTACGCCCGGCACGGCCTCGACGCGCTTGAGCTGGGCGACGAAGCCATCGTCGAGACCGGAGAGTTCACTCTGGAGGGGCGGGCCATGCGGACGGTCCGTCAGGCGTACAACCGGGTCGAGCGGGCCGGTTACGAGGTGCGGATCCGGCGTCACGAGGACATCCCGGCCGACGAGATGGCGTATCTGCTCGAGCGCGCCGACGACTGGCGTGACGGGGCCACCGAGCGCGGCTTCTCGATGGCGCTCGGCAGGCTCGGCGACCCCGAGGACGGGCGGTGCGTGATGCTCGAATGCGCCGACCGTGACGGGGAGTTGAGAGCACTGCTCTCCTTCGTGCCGTGGGGGCCGCGCGGGCTCTCCCTCGACCTGATGCGGCGCGACCGCGACTCCGAGAACGGCCTGATGGAGTTCATGGTCATCGAGCTGCTCCAGCGCGCCGCCGAGATCAAGATCACTCAGGTCTCGCTGAACTTCGCGATGTTCAGGTCGGTCTTCGAACGTGGCTCGCGGCTCGGCGCGGGCCCGGTCCTGCGGTTGTGGCGCTCGCTGCTCACCTTCTTCTCACGGTGGTGGCAGATCGAGTCGCTGTACCGCGCCAACGCGAAGTACCGCCCGATCTGGGAGCCCCGCTTCCTTCTCTTCGAGAAGAGCGGGGACCTGCCCCGCATCGGCATCGCGTCGGCCCGCGCGGAGGGCTTCCTGGAAGCGCCGGGCCTGCCGAAGTGGCTGCACCGCAAGCATCTGGAGTCCCGACGATGA
- a CDS encoding adenosylcobinamide-GDP ribazoletransferase produces the protein MPRTSPADGLRFAFGTLTALPVAVTKWDREAARAGMLCAPLAGLVVGLCAAALGGVLMALGSGPLLAAVATAAVPATLTRGLHLDGLADTADGLGSAKPADEALRIMKQSDVGPFGVITLLFVLLAQVAVLFQLYEASWTRGALAAVVSAATARLALTLAAREGVPPARPEGLGAAVAGTVPRGAALLATALVTALAALAAVPFGTYETVRYAAAVLLAVCAAELLLRHCVRRFGGITGDVFGALAETAATTALVVLALG, from the coding sequence GTGCCCCGAACCTCCCCCGCCGACGGTCTCCGCTTCGCCTTCGGCACCCTCACCGCGCTTCCGGTCGCCGTCACCAAGTGGGACCGCGAAGCCGCCCGCGCCGGGATGCTCTGCGCCCCGCTCGCCGGGCTCGTGGTCGGCCTCTGCGCCGCCGCGCTCGGCGGCGTGCTCATGGCGCTCGGCTCGGGGCCACTGCTGGCGGCCGTAGCCACCGCCGCCGTCCCGGCGACGCTCACCCGCGGCCTCCACCTCGACGGCCTCGCCGACACCGCCGACGGTCTCGGCAGCGCGAAGCCTGCCGACGAGGCGCTGCGCATCATGAAGCAGTCCGACGTCGGTCCCTTCGGCGTCATCACGCTGCTCTTCGTCCTGCTCGCCCAAGTGGCCGTCCTCTTCCAGCTCTACGAGGCCTCGTGGACCCGGGGCGCACTCGCCGCGGTCGTCTCGGCGGCCACGGCCCGCCTCGCCCTGACCCTGGCCGCCCGCGAGGGCGTCCCGCCGGCTCGCCCCGAAGGGCTCGGGGCGGCGGTGGCAGGAACGGTTCCCCGGGGTGCGGCCCTGCTCGCGACGGCACTCGTCACCGCCCTGGCCGCGCTCGCCGCCGTGCCCTTCGGGACGTACGAGACAGTGCGGTACGCGGCAGCCGTCCTCCTCGCGGTGTGCGCCGCCGAACTCCTCCTGCGGCATTGCGTCCGCCGTTTCGGCGGCATCACCGGCGACGTCTTCGGCGCGCTCGCCGAGACCGCGGCCACGACGGCCCTGGTCGTCCTGGCCCTTGGCTGA
- a CDS encoding leucyl aminopeptidase has translation MTALTLSTAAASGLRADAIVVGVAKGAKGPVVAPGAEAVDKAYDGKLASVLETLGASGAEGEVTKLPAPSGFKAPVVLAVGLGTVPEKDETYGTDALRRAAGTAARALSGSKKAAFALPAEDAEDTGAIAEGALLGAYSFDAYKENGSAKAKEGKNGKDAKGPLAEIALLGAKPRDKAYKAAVERATALSEELNRARDLINTPPNDLNPEAFAAVATAAAKEHGIKVQVLDEKALSKGGFGGILGVGVGSDAPPRLVKLSYTSSKAKKHLAFVGKGITYDSGGISLKPAGHNETMKCDMAGAAAVFAAVVSAARLGLEVNITGWLALAENMPSGSATRPGDVLRMYSGKTVEVLNTDAEGRLVLADAIAKASEDNPDAIVDVATLTGAMMMALGSRTFGIMANDDAFRAAIHDASEEAGEPSWPMPLPEHLKKGMDSPTADIANMGERMGGGLVAGLFLQEFVGEGITWAHLDIAGPAFNEGGPFGYTPKGGTGTAVRTLVRLAERTAAGDLG, from the coding sequence GTGACTGCTCTGACTCTCAGCACTGCCGCCGCGTCCGGCCTCCGTGCCGACGCGATCGTCGTCGGCGTCGCGAAGGGCGCCAAGGGTCCGGTCGTCGCGCCGGGCGCCGAGGCCGTGGACAAGGCGTACGACGGCAAGCTCGCGTCCGTCCTTGAGACCCTCGGCGCCTCGGGCGCCGAGGGCGAGGTGACCAAGCTGCCCGCGCCCTCCGGCTTCAAGGCTCCGGTCGTCCTCGCGGTCGGCCTCGGCACGGTGCCGGAGAAGGACGAGACGTACGGCACCGACGCCCTTCGCCGCGCCGCGGGTACCGCGGCGCGCGCCCTGTCCGGCTCGAAGAAGGCCGCGTTCGCGCTGCCCGCCGAGGATGCCGAGGACACCGGTGCGATCGCCGAGGGCGCGCTGCTCGGCGCGTACTCCTTCGACGCGTACAAGGAGAACGGTTCCGCCAAGGCGAAGGAGGGCAAGAACGGCAAGGACGCCAAGGGTCCGCTCGCCGAGATCGCCCTGCTCGGCGCCAAGCCCCGCGACAAGGCGTACAAGGCGGCCGTCGAGCGCGCCACCGCCCTGTCCGAGGAGCTCAACCGCGCCCGCGACCTCATCAACACCCCGCCGAACGACCTGAACCCCGAGGCCTTCGCCGCGGTCGCCACCGCGGCCGCGAAGGAGCACGGCATCAAGGTCCAGGTCCTGGACGAGAAGGCGCTCAGCAAGGGCGGCTTCGGCGGCATCCTCGGTGTCGGCGTCGGCTCGGACGCCCCGCCGCGCCTGGTCAAGCTCTCGTACACGTCGTCGAAGGCGAAGAAGCACCTCGCCTTCGTCGGCAAGGGCATCACGTACGACTCGGGCGGCATCTCGCTGAAGCCCGCCGGTCACAACGAAACCATGAAGTGCGACATGGCCGGCGCCGCCGCCGTCTTCGCGGCCGTCGTCTCCGCCGCGCGCCTGGGCCTCGAAGTGAACATCACCGGCTGGCTGGCGCTCGCCGAGAACATGCCGTCCGGCTCCGCGACCCGCCCCGGCGACGTCCTGCGGATGTACAGCGGCAAGACCGTCGAGGTGCTCAACACCGACGCCGAGGGCCGTCTGGTCCTGGCCGACGCGATCGCCAAGGCCTCCGAGGACAACCCCGACGCGATCGTCGACGTGGCCACGCTGACCGGCGCGATGATGATGGCGCTCGGCAGCCGCACCTTCGGCATCATGGCCAACGACGACGCGTTCCGCGCCGCGATCCACGACGCCTCCGAGGAGGCGGGCGAGCCCTCCTGGCCGATGCCGCTGCCCGAGCACCTGAAGAAGGGCATGGACTCCCCCACCGCCGACATCGCCAACATGGGCGAGCGCATGGGCGGCGGCCTGGTGGCCGGTCTCTTCCTCCAGGAGTTCGTCGGCGAGGGCATCACCTGGGCGCACCTGGACATCGCGGGCCCGGCCTTCAACGAGGGCGGCCCGTTCGGCTACACGCCCAAGGGCGGCACCGGCACCGCGGTCCGCACCCTGGTCCGCCTCGCCGAGCGCACGGCCGCGGGCGACCTCGGCTGA
- the lpdA gene encoding dihydrolipoyl dehydrogenase, translating into MANDASTVFDLVILGGGSGGYAAALRASQLGLDVALIEKGKVGGTCLHNGCIPTKALLHAGEIADQAREADQFGVKATFEGIDMAAVHKYKDDVISGLYKGLQGLIASRKVTYIEGEGKLSSPTSVDVNGQTVQGRHVLLATGSVPKSLPGLEIDGNRIISSDHALVMDRVPKSAIILGGGVIGVEFASAWKSFGSEVTVVEGLKHLVPVEDENSSKLLERAFRKRGIKFNLGTFFEKAEYTQDGVRVTLADGKTFEAEVLLVAIGRGPVSQGLGYEEQGVAMDRGYVLVDEYMQTNVPTISAVGDLVPTLQLAHVGFAEGILVAERLAGLKTVPIDYDGVPKVTYCHPEVASVGITEAKAKEIYGADKVVALKYSLAGNGKSKILKTAGEIKLVQVKDGAVVGVHMVGDRMGEQVGEAQLIYNWEALPAEVAQLIHAHPTQNEAMGEAHLALAGKPLHSHD; encoded by the coding sequence GTGGCGAACGACGCCAGCACCGTTTTCGACCTAGTGATCCTCGGCGGCGGTAGCGGCGGTTACGCCGCGGCACTGCGCGCGTCGCAGCTGGGCCTGGACGTCGCCCTGATCGAGAAGGGCAAGGTCGGCGGCACCTGCCTGCACAACGGCTGCATCCCGACGAAGGCGCTGCTGCACGCCGGCGAGATCGCCGACCAGGCACGCGAAGCCGACCAGTTCGGCGTGAAGGCCACCTTCGAGGGCATCGACATGGCGGCCGTCCACAAGTACAAGGACGACGTGATCTCCGGCCTCTACAAGGGCCTGCAGGGACTCATCGCCTCGCGCAAGGTGACGTACATCGAGGGCGAGGGCAAGCTTTCCTCCCCGACCTCCGTGGACGTGAACGGCCAGACCGTCCAGGGCCGCCACGTGCTTCTCGCGACCGGCTCCGTGCCGAAGTCGCTGCCGGGCCTCGAGATCGACGGCAACCGCATCATCTCCTCGGACCACGCCCTGGTCATGGACCGAGTACCGAAGTCCGCGATCATCCTGGGCGGCGGCGTCATCGGCGTCGAGTTCGCCTCGGCGTGGAAGTCCTTCGGTTCCGAGGTCACCGTGGTCGAGGGCCTCAAGCACCTCGTGCCCGTCGAGGACGAGAACTCCTCGAAGCTTCTTGAGCGCGCGTTCCGCAAGCGCGGCATCAAGTTCAACCTCGGCACCTTCTTCGAGAAGGCCGAGTACACGCAGGACGGCGTCCGCGTGACCCTCGCCGACGGCAAGACCTTCGAGGCCGAGGTTCTCCTGGTCGCCATCGGCCGCGGCCCGGTCTCCCAGGGCCTCGGCTACGAGGAGCAGGGCGTCGCGATGGACCGCGGGTACGTCCTGGTCGACGAGTACATGCAGACCAACGTCCCGACCATCTCGGCCGTGGGCGACCTGGTGCCGACGCTCCAGCTCGCGCACGTCGGCTTCGCCGAGGGCATCCTGGTCGCGGAGCGCCTGGCCGGTCTCAAGACCGTCCCGATCGACTACGACGGCGTGCCGAAGGTGACGTACTGCCACCCCGAGGTCGCCTCCGTGGGCATCACCGAGGCCAAGGCCAAGGAGATCTACGGCGCGGACAAGGTCGTCGCCCTCAAGTACAGCCTGGCGGGCAACGGCAAGAGCAAGATCCTCAAGACCGCGGGCGAGATCAAGCTCGTCCAGGTCAAGGACGGTGCCGTGGTCGGCGTCCACATGGTCGGCGACCGCATGGGCGAGCAGGTCGGCGAAGCCCAGCTGATCTACAACTGGGAGGCGCTGCCCGCCGAGGTCGCCCAGCTCATCCACGCCCACCCGACGCAGAACGAGGCGATGGGCGAGGCCCACTTGGCCCTCGCGGGCAAGCCGCTGCACTCCCACGACTGA